A section of the Agrococcus sp. SGAir0287 genome encodes:
- a CDS encoding shikimate kinase, whose translation MRPVALIGPMAAGKSSVGRKLARTLGRSFVDTDREIVRQHGPIADLFARRGEPAFRAIEAEVVASSLVDDAVVSLGGGAPLAPATQALLADAHVVLLMIDDRQAQWRIGGSTRPLLADGGIDAWRRILADREPIYRALADLEVDASRRPMSDVVAEIATWLEAAQ comes from the coding sequence GTGAGGCCCGTCGCGCTCATCGGACCGATGGCGGCGGGCAAGTCCAGCGTCGGTCGCAAGCTCGCGCGCACCCTCGGCCGCTCGTTCGTGGACACCGACCGCGAGATCGTGCGTCAGCACGGCCCCATCGCCGACCTGTTCGCCCGTCGCGGCGAACCGGCGTTCCGCGCCATCGAGGCCGAGGTCGTCGCCTCGTCGCTCGTCGACGACGCCGTCGTGTCGCTCGGCGGGGGAGCGCCGCTCGCGCCCGCGACGCAGGCGCTGCTCGCCGATGCGCACGTCGTGCTGCTCATGATCGACGACCGGCAGGCACAATGGCGCATCGGCGGCTCGACGCGGCCGCTGCTCGCCGACGGGGGCATCGACGCCTGGCGCCGCATCCTCGCCGACCGCGAGCCCATCTACCGTGCGCTCGCCGACCTCGAGGTCGACGCGTCGCGCCGTCCCATGAGCGACGTCGTCGCCGAGATCGCCACCTGGCTGGAGGCCGCGCAGTGA
- the aroC gene encoding chorismate synthase, whose product MLRWLTAGESHGPELLAILEGLPADVPVTAEAIQADLQRRKLGAGRGARMKFEQDALSISGGVRHGRSMGSPVALRIGNTEWPKWTEVMSPAPLDEAPTGARAAALTRPRPGHADLVGMQKYGFDEARPVLERASARETAARVALGAVAKAFLGELGVRLVSHTLAIGPVRVPDGAPIPTPDDVRALDADPLRCHDPATSERMLAEVDDARSSGDTLGGVVEVCAYGLPPGLGSYVHWDRRLDARLAGALMGIQAIKGVEVGDGFETTRRRGSVAHDELVPGEHGIERLTDRAGGTEGGMTTGTVLRVRAGMKPIATVPRALRTIDTTTGEAASAHHQRSDVCAVPASGVVAEAMVALVLADAMLEKLGGDSVAEVRRNLDAYLAAIPETLATTA is encoded by the coding sequence ATGCTTCGATGGCTGACCGCAGGCGAGAGCCATGGCCCCGAGCTCCTCGCGATCCTCGAGGGCCTCCCCGCCGACGTGCCCGTGACGGCCGAGGCCATCCAGGCCGACCTGCAGCGTCGCAAGCTCGGCGCCGGGCGGGGCGCCCGGATGAAGTTCGAGCAGGATGCGCTGTCGATCTCGGGCGGCGTGCGCCACGGCCGCTCGATGGGCTCGCCCGTCGCGCTGCGCATCGGCAACACCGAGTGGCCGAAGTGGACCGAGGTCATGAGCCCCGCGCCGCTCGACGAGGCCCCGACGGGCGCCCGCGCGGCCGCGCTCACGCGGCCGAGGCCGGGCCATGCCGACCTCGTGGGCATGCAGAAGTACGGCTTCGACGAGGCACGGCCCGTGCTCGAGCGCGCTTCCGCCCGCGAGACCGCGGCGCGCGTCGCGCTCGGCGCGGTCGCCAAGGCGTTCCTCGGCGAGCTCGGGGTCCGCCTCGTCAGCCACACCCTCGCGATCGGGCCCGTGCGCGTGCCCGACGGCGCGCCGATCCCGACGCCGGACGACGTGCGTGCGCTCGACGCGGACCCGCTGCGCTGCCACGATCCCGCCACGAGCGAGCGCATGCTCGCCGAGGTCGACGACGCGCGCTCCTCGGGCGACACCCTCGGCGGCGTCGTCGAGGTGTGCGCCTACGGGCTGCCGCCGGGGCTCGGCTCGTACGTGCACTGGGACCGTCGCCTCGACGCGCGGCTCGCGGGCGCGCTCATGGGCATCCAGGCCATCAAGGGCGTGGAGGTCGGCGATGGCTTCGAGACGACCCGGCGCCGCGGCTCCGTCGCCCACGACGAGCTCGTGCCGGGGGAGCACGGCATCGAGCGCCTCACGGACCGCGCGGGCGGCACCGAGGGCGGCATGACCACCGGCACCGTGCTGCGCGTGCGGGCGGGCATGAAGCCCATCGCCACCGTGCCGCGCGCGCTGCGCACGATCGATACCACGACCGGCGAGGCCGCGTCCGCCCATCATCAGCGCAGCGACGTGTGCGCCGTCCCCGCGTCGGGCGTCGTCGCGGAGGCGATGGTCGCGCTCGTGCTCGCCGACGCGATGCTCGAGAAGCTCGGCGGCGACTCGGTGGCCGAGGTGCGCCGCAACCTCGACGCCTACCTGGCCGCGATCCCCGAGACGCTGGCCACGACCGCGTGA
- a CDS encoding shikimate dehydrogenase family protein yields MRLAVIGDPIDHSRSPRIHVAAYRVLGLDWAYGRERLAADEVVGFVDGLGPDWRGLSVTAPLKEAAAAWASERDALVTRTGAANTLRVDLRAAWNTDVAGIVDAFAASGVGGVHRGAIVGGGATALSALCALAQMGADRVDAWLRTPTKGDRLAALGAELGVDVRVLGPDAAPLVGDAVVSTLPAAAQVTPALEGPRAILDADYASGSSRYEGVAPLVPGLAMLLHQALRQVRIFVHGDPEAPVEREDEVWAAMVAAA; encoded by the coding sequence ATGCGGCTCGCAGTGATCGGCGATCCGATCGACCACTCGCGCTCGCCGCGCATCCACGTCGCCGCGTACCGCGTGCTCGGGCTGGACTGGGCCTACGGGCGCGAGCGGCTCGCGGCCGACGAGGTCGTGGGCTTCGTCGACGGGCTCGGCCCCGACTGGCGCGGCCTGTCGGTGACGGCGCCGCTCAAGGAGGCGGCCGCGGCGTGGGCGAGCGAGCGCGACGCACTCGTGACCCGCACGGGCGCCGCCAACACGCTGCGCGTCGACCTGCGGGCCGCGTGGAACACCGACGTCGCGGGCATCGTCGACGCGTTCGCTGCCTCCGGCGTCGGGGGCGTCCACCGGGGCGCCATCGTCGGCGGAGGAGCGACGGCCCTGTCGGCGCTGTGCGCCCTCGCGCAGATGGGCGCGGACCGCGTCGACGCGTGGCTGCGCACCCCGACGAAGGGCGATCGCCTGGCCGCGCTGGGCGCGGAGCTCGGCGTCGATGTCCGCGTGCTCGGTCCCGACGCGGCGCCGCTCGTCGGCGACGCGGTCGTCAGCACGCTGCCCGCCGCCGCGCAGGTGACGCCCGCGCTCGAGGGCCCGCGCGCGATCCTCGACGCCGACTACGCCTCCGGCAGCAGCAGGTACGAGGGCGTCGCGCCGCTCGTGCCGGGCCTCGCGATGCTGCTGCACCAGGCGCTGCGGCAGGTGCGCATCTTCGTGCACGGCGATCCCGAGGCGCCCGTCGAGCGCGAGGACGAGGTCTGGGCCGCGATGGTCGCCGCCGCCTGA
- the mltG gene encoding endolytic transglycosylase MltG — MGRRGRPPGTPEPGSEPFGDASEPIEPAVPPTPPLRSTPAPEEPVDPPTVKQPVVPERPAASEREPTRASEAERTPASQPEPTFEDIFGTPTPDAPEPELPRAESRRSRPSEPVASEHATSSSRQDGPSAVDALADAVGASTSQTPWATATSASAPESPRAPRERAPRPEKARKAPRQRSGRRGGIVIIVALVAILAAVFGGGWLLFGPAIIDRFAEPADYEGAGTGEVVVRIEQGWTGAQVATMLEEEGVIADQEAFYDLLVADPSIGFQPGSYRLALEMSAQAALDALQDESSRVVLQVTIPEGFVIQQVFARLAEQTGIAEADIVQAASDPSAYGVPGSTLEGWLFPATYTFDGGTTAQQMLQAMVDRMRQALTDRGVPQDQWQEVVTFASLVEREGGPTTNFPQVARVFQNRLDIGMLLQSDATVHYGIGDFGVITTTDEERADANNPYNTYVYAGLPVGPIGAPGDAAIDAVLSPAEGDWLYFVTVDPSTGETVFSNTLAEHNQAVLRFQQWLRDNPEYGS, encoded by the coding sequence ATGGGACGTCGTGGGAGGCCGCCGGGCACGCCCGAGCCGGGGAGCGAGCCGTTCGGCGACGCATCCGAGCCGATCGAGCCCGCGGTGCCGCCGACGCCGCCGCTGCGATCGACGCCGGCCCCCGAGGAGCCCGTCGATCCGCCGACGGTGAAGCAGCCCGTCGTGCCCGAGCGGCCCGCTGCGTCGGAGCGCGAGCCGACCCGAGCGTCGGAGGCCGAGCGCACCCCTGCGTCGCAGCCCGAGCCGACCTTCGAGGACATCTTCGGCACGCCGACCCCCGACGCGCCGGAGCCGGAGCTGCCCCGAGCCGAGTCGCGCCGGTCGCGGCCGAGCGAGCCCGTCGCGTCCGAGCATGCGACGTCCTCGAGCCGGCAGGACGGGCCGTCGGCCGTCGACGCGCTCGCCGACGCCGTCGGCGCCTCGACCTCCCAGACCCCGTGGGCGACGGCCACGAGCGCGTCGGCGCCGGAGTCGCCGCGCGCGCCGCGCGAGCGCGCACCGCGACCCGAGAAGGCTCGCAAGGCGCCGCGGCAGCGCAGCGGCCGACGCGGCGGCATCGTCATCATCGTCGCGCTCGTCGCGATCCTCGCCGCCGTCTTCGGCGGAGGATGGCTGCTCTTCGGTCCCGCGATCATCGATCGATTCGCCGAGCCGGCCGACTACGAGGGCGCGGGCACCGGCGAGGTCGTCGTGCGCATCGAGCAGGGCTGGACGGGTGCGCAGGTCGCGACGATGCTCGAGGAGGAGGGCGTCATCGCCGACCAGGAGGCGTTCTACGACCTCCTCGTCGCGGATCCGAGCATCGGCTTCCAGCCGGGCTCGTACCGGCTCGCCCTCGAGATGTCCGCGCAGGCCGCGCTCGACGCGCTGCAGGACGAGTCGAGCCGCGTCGTGCTGCAGGTCACGATCCCGGAGGGCTTCGTCATCCAGCAGGTGTTCGCGAGGCTCGCCGAGCAGACCGGCATCGCCGAGGCGGACATCGTGCAGGCGGCGAGCGACCCGAGCGCCTACGGCGTGCCGGGATCGACGCTCGAAGGCTGGCTGTTCCCTGCGACCTACACGTTCGACGGCGGCACGACGGCCCAGCAGATGCTGCAGGCCATGGTCGACCGCATGCGGCAGGCGCTCACCGACCGCGGCGTGCCGCAGGACCAGTGGCAGGAGGTCGTGACGTTCGCCTCGCTCGTGGAGCGCGAGGGCGGCCCGACGACGAACTTCCCGCAGGTCGCGCGCGTCTTCCAGAACCGCCTCGACATCGGGATGCTGCTGCAGTCCGACGCCACCGTCCACTACGGCATCGGCGACTTCGGCGTCATCACGACGACCGACGAGGAGCGCGCGGACGCGAACAACCCCTATAACACCTACGTCTACGCGGGTCTGCCGGTCGGTCCGATCGGCGCGCCGGGCGACGCGGCGATCGACGCGGTGCTCTCCCCGGCCGAGGGCGACTGGCTGTACTTCGTGACCGTCGACCCGTCCACGGGCGAGACGGTGTTCTCGAACACGCTCGCCGAGCACAACCAGGCCGTGCTGCGCTTCCAGCAGTGGCTGCGCGACAACCCCGAGTACGGCAGCTGA
- the ruvX gene encoding Holliday junction resolvase RuvX: MRQGVRLGVDVGRVRVGVARSDRDGLLATPVETIQRSELGALVARIRSLVDELDAIEVVVGLPLSLSGVDTPSTKDARDVADALAAVVPVRLVDERLSTVTAQAGMRQAGRSTRRQKDVIDQAAAVVILQHALDAERSGRAPGMMVDHEED; the protein is encoded by the coding sequence ATGCGCCAGGGCGTCCGCCTGGGCGTCGACGTGGGCAGGGTCCGCGTCGGCGTCGCACGGTCGGACCGCGACGGGCTGCTCGCGACGCCGGTCGAGACGATCCAGCGCAGCGAGCTGGGTGCGCTCGTCGCGCGCATCCGCTCCCTCGTCGACGAGCTCGACGCGATCGAGGTCGTCGTCGGGCTGCCGCTGTCGCTGTCGGGCGTCGACACGCCCAGCACGAAGGACGCGCGCGACGTCGCCGACGCGCTCGCCGCCGTCGTGCCCGTGCGGCTCGTCGACGAGCGGCTCTCGACCGTGACCGCGCAGGCCGGCATGCGACAGGCGGGCCGATCGACCAGGCGCCAGAAGGACGTCATCGACCAGGCGGCCGCCGTCGTCATCCTGCAGCACGCGCTCGACGCCGAGCGCTCCGGGCGCGCACCCGGCATGATGGTGGACCACGAGGAGGACTGA
- the alaS gene encoding alanine--tRNA ligase, which translates to MQTAEIHDRFLRFFERKDHTIVPSASLVSDDPTIMFTIAGMVPFIPYLTGQEPAPFPRAADVQKCIRTNDIEEVGRTPRHGTFFQMTGNWSFGDYFKRGAIEYAWEFLTGSEEDGNLGFSPDDLWVTVFETDDEAVALWKEIAGLPDERIQRLGRDTNYWSTGQPGPAGPCSEIFFDRGPAYGVDGGPATDDDRYVEIWNLVFMQDQIADVRSKTDFRIVGDLPARNIDTGMGLERIAFLKQGVENMYEIDQVRPVLDLAAELSGRAYGADHEDDVRMRVVADHVRSSLMLLSDGVTPGNEGRGYILRRLMRRAIRAMRLLGVTEPTFPALFAASRDAMQSAYPELATEWSRLSRFAFAEEETFLKTLEAGSAVLDGAVAATKDDGRAQLAGDTAFLLHDTYGFPIDLTLEIAEEQGLTVDRAAFDRLMGEQRSRAKADAKAKRGALADRSVYGEFRATGETTFLGYEELEAEGRVVGILKDGASVQRAGMGETVEVILTATALYAESGGQDADEGRLVGDAFEADVVDVQRPVPGLTSHTVTIASGEIGVGDRAHTIVDAAYRRGATQAHSATHVIHAALRQVLGDDAHQSGSYNKAGYMRLDFSWSSPLSADTRSELEEIASTAIADDLAVTTRVLPLDEAREAGAMALFGEKYGDTVRMVDIGGPWSRELCAGTHVASSGQIGLIAITGESSVGATNRRVEAIVGQDAFRELAAERALVQTISQSLRTPKDQLPARIDDLVASLKAAERKVAEFEAQRLALRVPELAQSASREGRSRLVAADLGAVGSADDVRSLVLQVRERLGAEPATVALGATVGGKPVVVVATNQAARDAGVQAGPLAKAASAVLGGGGGGKPDLAQGGGTDAARMPEALRAIAEGLA; encoded by the coding sequence ATGCAGACCGCCGAGATCCATGACCGCTTCCTGCGCTTCTTCGAGCGCAAGGACCACACGATCGTGCCGTCGGCATCGCTCGTGAGCGACGACCCGACGATCATGTTCACGATCGCCGGCATGGTGCCCTTCATCCCGTACCTCACCGGGCAGGAGCCCGCGCCGTTCCCGCGCGCCGCCGACGTGCAGAAGTGCATCCGCACGAACGACATCGAGGAGGTCGGCCGCACGCCCAGGCACGGCACCTTCTTCCAGATGACGGGCAACTGGTCGTTCGGCGACTACTTCAAGCGCGGCGCCATCGAGTACGCGTGGGAGTTCCTCACGGGCTCGGAGGAGGACGGCAACCTCGGCTTCTCGCCGGACGACCTGTGGGTCACGGTCTTCGAGACCGACGACGAGGCCGTCGCGCTCTGGAAGGAGATCGCGGGCCTGCCCGACGAGCGCATCCAGCGCCTCGGCCGCGACACGAACTACTGGTCGACGGGGCAGCCCGGCCCCGCGGGTCCCTGCTCGGAGATCTTCTTCGACCGCGGCCCCGCGTACGGCGTCGACGGCGGCCCCGCGACCGACGACGACCGCTACGTGGAGATCTGGAACCTCGTCTTCATGCAGGACCAGATCGCCGACGTGCGGTCGAAGACCGACTTCCGCATCGTGGGCGACCTGCCCGCGAGGAACATCGACACCGGCATGGGCCTCGAGCGCATCGCGTTCCTCAAGCAGGGCGTCGAGAACATGTACGAGATCGACCAGGTGCGTCCCGTGCTCGACCTCGCGGCCGAGCTCTCGGGCCGCGCGTACGGCGCCGACCACGAGGACGACGTGCGGATGCGCGTCGTCGCCGACCACGTGCGCTCGTCGCTCATGCTGCTGTCCGACGGCGTCACGCCCGGCAACGAGGGGCGCGGGTACATCCTGCGTCGCCTCATGCGTCGTGCGATCCGCGCGATGCGACTCCTCGGCGTCACGGAGCCGACCTTCCCGGCGCTCTTCGCTGCGTCGCGCGACGCGATGCAGTCGGCCTACCCCGAGCTCGCCACCGAGTGGTCGCGGCTGTCCCGATTCGCGTTCGCGGAGGAGGAGACCTTCCTCAAGACGCTCGAGGCGGGCTCCGCCGTGCTCGACGGCGCCGTCGCGGCGACGAAGGACGACGGCCGTGCGCAGCTCGCCGGCGACACGGCGTTCCTGCTGCACGACACCTACGGCTTCCCGATCGACCTGACGCTCGAGATCGCCGAGGAGCAGGGGCTCACGGTGGATCGCGCCGCGTTCGATCGGCTCATGGGCGAGCAGCGTTCGCGCGCCAAGGCCGACGCGAAGGCGAAGCGCGGCGCGCTCGCCGACCGCTCCGTGTACGGCGAGTTTCGCGCGACGGGCGAGACGACGTTCCTCGGCTACGAGGAGCTCGAGGCCGAGGGCCGCGTCGTCGGCATCCTCAAGGACGGCGCGAGCGTGCAGCGCGCAGGCATGGGCGAGACCGTCGAGGTCATCCTCACCGCCACGGCGCTCTACGCCGAGTCGGGCGGCCAGGACGCCGACGAGGGCCGCCTCGTCGGCGACGCGTTCGAGGCGGACGTCGTCGACGTCCAGCGCCCCGTGCCGGGCCTGACGAGCCACACCGTCACGATCGCCTCCGGCGAGATCGGCGTGGGCGACCGCGCGCACACGATCGTCGACGCGGCCTACCGTCGCGGCGCGACGCAGGCGCACTCGGCGACGCACGTCATCCACGCCGCGCTCCGACAGGTGCTCGGCGACGACGCGCACCAGTCCGGCTCGTACAACAAGGCGGGCTACATGCGCCTCGACTTCTCGTGGTCGAGCCCGCTGAGCGCCGACACGCGCTCGGAGCTCGAGGAGATCGCCTCGACGGCGATCGCCGACGACCTCGCCGTCACCACGCGCGTCCTGCCGCTCGACGAGGCCCGCGAGGCGGGCGCGATGGCGCTCTTCGGCGAGAAGTACGGCGACACCGTGCGCATGGTCGACATCGGCGGCCCGTGGTCGCGCGAGCTGTGCGCGGGCACGCACGTCGCGTCGTCCGGCCAGATCGGCCTCATCGCCATCACGGGCGAGTCGAGCGTCGGCGCGACGAACCGCCGCGTCGAGGCGATCGTCGGCCAGGATGCGTTCCGCGAGCTCGCCGCGGAGCGAGCGCTCGTGCAGACCATCTCGCAGAGCCTGCGGACGCCGAAGGACCAGCTGCCCGCGCGCATCGACGACCTCGTCGCGTCGCTGAAGGCGGCGGAGCGCAAGGTCGCCGAGTTCGAGGCGCAGCGCCTGGCGCTGCGCGTGCCCGAGCTCGCGCAGTCGGCGTCGCGCGAGGGTCGTTCGCGGCTCGTCGCGGCGGACCTCGGAGCGGTCGGCTCCGCCGACGACGTCCGATCGCTCGTGCTGCAGGTGCGCGAGCGCCTCGGCGCCGAGCCGGCGACGGTCGCGCTCGGCGCGACGGTGGGCGGCAAGCCCGTCGTCGTCGTCGCGACGAACCAGGCCGCGCGCGACGCGGGCGTGCAGGCCGGTCCGCTCGCGAAGGCGGCCTCGGCCGTCCTCGGCGGCGGTGGCGGCGGCAAGCCCGACCTGGCGCAGGGCGGCGGCACGGACGCCGCTCGCATGCCCGAGGCGCTGCGCGCGATCGCGGAGGGCCTGGCCTGA
- the rpsD gene encoding 30S ribosomal protein S4, producing the protein MTTKTSITRKSRALGVALTPKAAKYLEKRPYGPGQHGRTKRKADSDYAVRLREKQRLRAQYGIREKQLRLTFNEARRQAGLTGENLVELLEMRLDALVLRSGFARSMAQARQLVVHRHITVDGQRVDRPSFRVKEGQTIGVHERSEGMEPFQVAAAGGHAQVLPPVPGYLDVTLDRLQSRLVRRPKRAEVPIVCDVQLVVEYYAAR; encoded by the coding sequence ATGACCACGAAGACCAGCATCACGCGCAAGTCGCGTGCGCTCGGCGTGGCCCTCACCCCGAAGGCCGCCAAGTACCTCGAGAAGCGGCCCTACGGCCCCGGCCAGCACGGCCGCACGAAGCGCAAGGCCGACAGCGACTACGCCGTCCGCCTCCGCGAGAAGCAGCGCCTGCGCGCCCAGTACGGCATCCGCGAGAAGCAGCTGCGCCTCACGTTCAACGAGGCCCGCCGCCAGGCCGGCCTGACGGGTGAGAACCTCGTCGAGCTGCTCGAGATGCGCCTCGACGCGCTCGTGCTGCGCTCCGGCTTCGCACGCTCGATGGCGCAGGCGCGCCAGCTCGTCGTGCACCGGCACATCACCGTCGACGGCCAGCGCGTCGACCGCCCCTCGTTCCGTGTCAAGGAGGGCCAGACCATCGGCGTGCACGAGCGCTCCGAGGGCATGGAGCCGTTCCAGGTCGCGGCCGCCGGCGGCCACGCCCAGGTCCTGCCGCCCGTCCCGGGCTACCTCGACGTGACCCTCGACCGCCTGCAGTCGCGCCTCGTGCGTCGGCCCAAGCGCGCCGAGGTGCCGATCGTCTGCGACGTCCAGCTCGTCGTCGAGTACTACGCCGCGCGCTGA
- a CDS encoding replication-associated recombination protein A yields the protein MANAGLGSSTAPLAVRMRPRSLDEVVGQAHLLREGSPLRRLATPGTRSGQSVILWGPPGTGKTTIAQAIAASSDRRFVELSAVTAGVKDVRQVMEEALSTRDLYDTQTVLFLDEIHRFTKAQQDALLPGVENGWVLLIAATTENPSFSVISPLLSRSLLLTLEQLPDDELAGLLDRAIGDPRGFGGRVALDDAARASIVRLASGDARRALTILEASGSHVLAVAESARDDEADVADDAAVPTITDAIVGESVDAALLRYDRQGDEHYDVISAFIKSVRGSDPDGSLHWLARMIEAGEDPRFIARRLIILASEDVGMADPQGLVIATAAAQAVQLIGMPEGRIPLAEATVYLATAPKSNRSYRGVDAAIADVRRGAFGRVPTHLRDAHYPGAKRLGHGKGYRYAHDAPHGVATQQYLPDELVGTVYYDPGPHGYEREVAARLERIRAILRGD from the coding sequence ATGGCGAACGCGGGGCTCGGATCGTCGACCGCGCCGCTCGCGGTGCGCATGCGACCGCGCTCGCTCGACGAGGTCGTGGGCCAGGCGCACCTGCTGCGCGAGGGCTCGCCGCTGCGGCGGCTCGCGACGCCCGGCACGCGCAGCGGCCAGTCCGTCATCCTCTGGGGCCCTCCCGGCACGGGCAAGACGACGATCGCGCAGGCCATCGCGGCATCGAGCGACCGGCGCTTCGTCGAGCTGAGCGCCGTCACCGCGGGCGTGAAGGACGTGCGTCAGGTCATGGAGGAGGCGCTGTCGACGCGCGACCTCTACGACACGCAGACCGTGCTCTTCCTCGACGAGATCCACCGGTTCACGAAGGCGCAGCAGGACGCGCTGCTGCCGGGCGTCGAGAACGGCTGGGTGCTGCTCATCGCGGCGACGACCGAGAACCCGTCGTTCAGCGTCATCAGCCCGCTGCTGTCGCGCTCGCTGCTGCTGACGCTCGAGCAGCTGCCGGACGACGAGCTCGCCGGCCTGCTCGACCGCGCGATCGGCGACCCGCGCGGCTTCGGCGGCCGCGTCGCGCTCGACGACGCGGCGCGGGCGTCGATCGTGCGGCTCGCCTCGGGCGACGCCCGGCGCGCGCTCACGATCCTCGAGGCCTCCGGCTCCCACGTCCTCGCCGTCGCCGAGAGCGCCCGGGACGACGAGGCCGACGTGGCCGACGACGCGGCCGTGCCGACGATCACGGATGCGATCGTCGGCGAGAGCGTCGACGCGGCGCTGCTGCGCTACGACCGGCAGGGCGACGAGCACTACGACGTCATCAGCGCGTTCATCAAGTCGGTGCGCGGCTCCGACCCTGACGGCTCGCTGCACTGGCTCGCGCGCATGATCGAGGCAGGCGAGGATCCGCGGTTCATCGCCCGTCGCCTCATCATCCTCGCGTCGGAGGACGTCGGCATGGCCGATCCGCAGGGCCTCGTGATCGCGACGGCCGCCGCGCAGGCCGTGCAGCTCATCGGCATGCCCGAGGGCCGCATCCCGCTCGCGGAGGCGACGGTCTACCTCGCGACGGCGCCGAAGTCGAACCGCTCGTACCGGGGCGTCGACGCCGCGATCGCCGACGTGCGGCGGGGCGCCTTCGGGCGCGTGCCCACGCATCTGCGCGACGCGCACTACCCGGGCGCGAAGCGGCTCGGGCACGGGAAGGGCTACCGCTACGCCCACGACGCGCCGCACGGCGTCGCGACGCAGCAGTACCTGCCCGACGAGCTCGTCGGCACCGTCTACTACGACCCGGGGCCCCACGGCTACGAGCGCGAGGTCGCCGCCCGGCTCGAGCGGATCCGCGCGATCCTGCGCGGCGACTGA
- a CDS encoding peptidylprolyl isomerase, which produces MTSTKEQQRRVRDYRARRAVHEGKQRRLRRDNVIAIVAVVLVGTAAGLGQWWYADSQPSDEAAASPSPSPEAEGTATDAVPDPSLAEGRDWTGTITIDGVELGIELDGAAAPQGVSAVINDIQTGYYVGKTCHRLTTSPRFEVLQCGSIDGTGAGDPSYQYGPIENAPADDVYPAGTIAMARAGGDANSNGHQFFIVYGETDIPSDAAGGYTVVGQVTSGLDQLVADVISAGTAVDPATGVAPQDGAPAEPVTIDAATVQ; this is translated from the coding sequence GTGACGAGCACCAAGGAGCAGCAGCGGCGCGTCCGCGACTACCGCGCACGCCGCGCGGTGCACGAGGGCAAGCAGCGCAGGCTCAGGCGCGACAACGTCATCGCGATCGTCGCCGTCGTGCTCGTCGGCACCGCGGCGGGCCTCGGTCAGTGGTGGTACGCCGACTCGCAGCCGAGCGACGAGGCCGCGGCCTCGCCCTCCCCCAGCCCCGAGGCGGAGGGCACCGCGACCGACGCCGTCCCCGACCCGTCGCTCGCCGAGGGTCGCGACTGGACGGGCACGATCACGATCGACGGCGTCGAGCTCGGCATCGAGCTCGACGGCGCGGCCGCGCCGCAGGGCGTGTCCGCCGTGATCAACGACATCCAGACGGGCTACTACGTCGGCAAGACGTGCCACCGCCTCACGACGTCGCCGCGCTTCGAGGTGCTGCAGTGCGGCTCGATCGACGGCACGGGCGCCGGCGACCCGTCGTACCAGTACGGCCCCATCGAGAACGCGCCGGCCGACGACGTCTACCCCGCCGGCACGATCGCGATGGCGCGCGCGGGCGGCGACGCGAACTCCAACGGGCACCAGTTCTTCATCGTCTACGGCGAGACCGACATCCCCTCGGACGCCGCGGGCGGCTACACCGTGGTCGGGCAGGTGACGAGCGGCCTCGACCAGCTCGTGGCCGACGTCATCTCGGCGGGCACCGCGGTCGATCCGGCCACGGGCGTCGCACCGCAGGACGGCGCTCCGGCCGAGCCCGTGACGATCGACGCCGCGACGGTGCAGTGA